Proteins from a genomic interval of Rattus norvegicus strain BN/NHsdMcwi chromosome 2, GRCr8, whole genome shotgun sequence:
- the Cym gene encoding embryonic pepsinogen precursor, whose amino-acid sequence MRCFVLLLAVLAIAQSHVVTRIPLHKGKSLRNTLKEQGLLEDFLRRHQYEFSEKNSNIGVVASEPLTNYLDSEYFGLIYVGTPPQEFKVVFDTGSSELWVPSVYCSSKVCRNHNRFDPSKSFTFQNLSKPLFVQYGTGSVEGFLAYDTVTVSDIVVPHQTVGLSTEEPGDIFTYSPFDGILGLAYPTFASKYSVPIFDNMMNRHLVAQDLFSVYMSRNDQGSMLTLGAIDQSYFIGSLHWVPVTVQGYWQFTVDRITINDEVVACQGGCPAVLDTGTALLTGPGRDILNIQHAIGAVQGQHDQFDIDCWRLNFMPTVVFEINGREFPLPPSAYTNQFQGSCSSGFRHGSQMWILGDVFIREFYSVFDRANNRVGLAKAI is encoded by the exons GATCCCTCTGCACAAAGGGAAGTCTCTGAGGAACACCCTGAAGGAGCAAGGACTGCTGGAGGACTTTCTGAGGAGACACCAGTATGAGTTCAGTGAGAAGAACTCCAACATCGGGGTGGTGGCCAGTGAGCCTCTGACCAACTATCTAGAT AGTGAGTACTTCGGACTGATCTACGTTGGAACACCACCCCAGGAGTTCAAGGTGGTGTTTGACACAGGCTCCTCAGAACTCTGGGTGCCCTCTGTGTACTGCAGCAGCAAAGTTTGCA GAAACCACAACCGCTTTGACCCATCCAAGTCCTTCACCTTCCAGAACCTGAGCAAGCCCCTGTTTGTCCAGTATGGTACTGGCAGTGTGGAGGGCTTCCTGGCCTATGACACTGTCACG gtctctgacatTGTAGTTCCCCATCAGACTGTGGGCCTGAGTACTGAGGAACCAGGTGACATCTTCACCTACTCTCCATTTGATGGCATCCTGGGCCTGGCCTACCCTACTTTTGCCTCCAAGTACTCAGTACCCATATTTGACAACATGATGAACAGGCACCTGGTGGCCCAAGACCTGTTCTCCGTTTACATGAGCAG GAATGACCAAGGGAGCATGCTCACGCTGGGGGCCATCGATCAGTCCTACTTCATAGGCTCACTGCACTGGGTGCCTGTGACTGTACAAGGATATTGGCAGTTCACAGTGGACAG GATCACAATCAATGATGAGGTGGTGGCTTGTCAAGGTGGCTGCCCTGCTGTTCTGGACACAGGCACTGCCCTGCTGACAGGGCCTGGTAGAGACATCCTCAATATTCAGCACGCCATTGGAGCTGTGCAGGGCCAACATGACCAG TTTGACATTGACTGCTGGAGGCTGAACTTCATGCCCACGGTTGTCTTTGAGATCAATGGTAGGGAGTTCCCACTGCCACCCTCTGCCTATACCAACCAG TTCCAGGGCTCCTGCTCCAGTGGCTTCAGGCATGGCTCCCAGATGTGGATCCTTGGAGATGTGTTCATTCGGGAGTTCTACAGTGTGTTTGACAGGGCCAACAATCGTGTCGGACTGGCCAAGGCTATCTGA
- the Cym gene encoding embryonic pepsinogen isoform X1 → MVTSPPLLRIPLHKGKSLRNTLKEQGLLEDFLRRHQYEFSEKNSNIGVVASEPLTNYLDSEYFGLIYVGTPPQEFKVVFDTGSSELWVPSVYCSSKVCRNHNRFDPSKSFTFQNLSKPLFVQYGTGSVEGFLAYDTVTVSDIVVPHQTVGLSTEEPGDIFTYSPFDGILGLAYPTFASKYSVPIFDNMMNRHLVAQDLFSVYMSRNDQGSMLTLGAIDQSYFIGSLHWVPVTVQGYWQFTVDRITINDEVVACQGGCPAVLDTGTALLTGPGRDILNIQHAIGAVQGQHDQFDIDCWRLNFMPTVVFEINGREFPLPPSAYTNQFQGSCSSGFRHGSQMWILGDVFIREFYSVFDRANNRVGLAKAI, encoded by the exons ATGGTGACTTCACCTCCCCTCCTCAGGATCCCTCTGCACAAAGGGAAGTCTCTGAGGAACACCCTGAAGGAGCAAGGACTGCTGGAGGACTTTCTGAGGAGACACCAGTATGAGTTCAGTGAGAAGAACTCCAACATCGGGGTGGTGGCCAGTGAGCCTCTGACCAACTATCTAGAT AGTGAGTACTTCGGACTGATCTACGTTGGAACACCACCCCAGGAGTTCAAGGTGGTGTTTGACACAGGCTCCTCAGAACTCTGGGTGCCCTCTGTGTACTGCAGCAGCAAAGTTTGCA GAAACCACAACCGCTTTGACCCATCCAAGTCCTTCACCTTCCAGAACCTGAGCAAGCCCCTGTTTGTCCAGTATGGTACTGGCAGTGTGGAGGGCTTCCTGGCCTATGACACTGTCACG gtctctgacatTGTAGTTCCCCATCAGACTGTGGGCCTGAGTACTGAGGAACCAGGTGACATCTTCACCTACTCTCCATTTGATGGCATCCTGGGCCTGGCCTACCCTACTTTTGCCTCCAAGTACTCAGTACCCATATTTGACAACATGATGAACAGGCACCTGGTGGCCCAAGACCTGTTCTCCGTTTACATGAGCAG GAATGACCAAGGGAGCATGCTCACGCTGGGGGCCATCGATCAGTCCTACTTCATAGGCTCACTGCACTGGGTGCCTGTGACTGTACAAGGATATTGGCAGTTCACAGTGGACAG GATCACAATCAATGATGAGGTGGTGGCTTGTCAAGGTGGCTGCCCTGCTGTTCTGGACACAGGCACTGCCCTGCTGACAGGGCCTGGTAGAGACATCCTCAATATTCAGCACGCCATTGGAGCTGTGCAGGGCCAACATGACCAG TTTGACATTGACTGCTGGAGGCTGAACTTCATGCCCACGGTTGTCTTTGAGATCAATGGTAGGGAGTTCCCACTGCCACCCTCTGCCTATACCAACCAG TTCCAGGGCTCCTGCTCCAGTGGCTTCAGGCATGGCTCCCAGATGTGGATCCTTGGAGATGTGTTCATTCGGGAGTTCTACAGTGTGTTTGACAGGGCCAACAATCGTGTCGGACTGGCCAAGGCTATCTGA